The genomic window tttTACAATGATactgtgaatgaatgaatgaaaaaatTGTTTTAGATTTTAATATGTTGAAAAAAttgtaaattctatttgtgttgTGTTTAATTAGTGCAGAAATTTTTATGCAAATTAGTGTAGAAAAGTTTGATGCAGAATTTGGTTTATGTTAGTGCAGAATTTTGTTTATGTTAGTGCATACTTTTGAACTAAATTAGTTTTTACTTGATGcaaaaaaattgatataaaaaATTAGTGACAAACTGCAAGTGACACAGACAATAACAAGAAGTGTACTTGCTTATTACTCAATGCTAATTGCTAAGCATCTATGAATGACTAAAATCTACAGTTGTGAATAATCGAGCCACAATAAAGTATCATACAGCAGTTGAGTCATACTTGAGACACAGGTTTAGTTGAGTCATGATTAGTTCCTATAAATGTCTAATTCCTAATATACACAATGCATataatcaaattaataataaatattaattctATTTTTCAACACATGACTTGAGTTATATTTTACAACTTCAGGAACTGAGTGAGAGACAAAAAGAGAGGAGGGTATGAGAGCTTGGGATGACATGACTATTGTAGTCATTTTACATAATATTTTTGTCTTGTTTATATCTATCCAAATATAATTCAAGAtattacattagtgtcttgtacATTGTATTCAAACATAATACACAgaataacttttaatatttttattctattgtCTCCGTCTCATAATCATATTCTGTCTTGTCAAAAAACACAAACAAATGCAGCCTCAGGAAACATGTATTTTCCGTAAAACAAAAGCTCTATACATAAATATTCATTCATCTATTAAAAGGAGCTCTATACATAAATATTCATCTATTAAAAGGATGCTTTATTTGTTCTAACTTCTTGCTCATACACTGTGCTAACATATACATCTGGAATGTATCATCCGCGTTAGATGCGTCAAACACCATATTTAATGATGGAAGAGTGTATTAGCTCGGAGCCAAAATGAATACACAGATCATTAGGTTGGGTGGAAGGGCAATGCAACCAACTAGTCAAGCTTTCTTTATCTTCATAGCATCACAGCGAAATCATAAATAACTTATAAAAGATCATGCTAACGTTGTCAACCATAACTCAACTCCACTTCAAGCAACTCTCCAGTCCGAAGGTGCTGCTAGTCGCCTTCTCTAGAACAATATTCATGTACTGAAACCTAATCGGCTTTCTTTTCAGATGCTTTATAGATCCAGTTTGCCCTCCATATTATAGGTGATAGAAGCCGTTCTGTTTTCCAGCCTAATGACTTGAGCTGCCCAAAATCAATTTAGTTTAATTCCCGTATCATTAGTGGTAAATGTTAATGGTGAAGTCTGTGGTACCTATGGTTACGGTGACTATAGTGGCTACAATGACTATACAAATGTTAAAATTGAagtcaccttttttttttttattttgataatactttttttttttaattaaaagcgTTGTTAAATAGTAAAACAGCATTACTTTAATTTTAGCAACACCTTTTAAGACACCGAAGCCACCAAAGCCACCATAGCATGCACCAATGTTAATATATCCAGTCGCACTTTCAAAACTAAGAAGCTAAATAGAATTTGACCAGAAGCTTGAATACCTTGTGAATAAACACGTCGTAGTGCTTATCGATCCACATTTGGCTGTCTGAATGCGAAGATTTGCTCTCAGAGACATTCGTTGCAAGAATGAGAGCATGAACAAATGATTTCAGAATGTCAGCAGCATTTGAATCTTTATGCACAATAACATTAACAGTTCCGTTCCTTTCAACTAGTAAGTACTTGGCTATAggtgaaaataacaaaaaatgaacTAAGGTTTAAGACATCAAATGGAAAGGTGAAAGTTAGTAGATAAACATTATGAAGAGAGCTCAACCTTTTGCATAGTAAGATGCTGCAGAAAGCAAATGCTCCTTACTGTCATCatttaacaaaaagaaaattccaAGTAAGGTTTATTAATGAAGTTTTACTGCTATTTCTAACAATAATCGAGAATAAACATGCAGCTTAAGTTTAGACGTAGTACTGATAAATGATAACACATGCTGAGCAAGAATTGACAATTGCTTTCAACTTAGTTAAATGTACCACTCATGTATCGCCACCCAACAGCATAAACTTGCAGGAGAGAAGGATCATATAGTAGAGCTTTTATAACGAAAAGGTTTAAATTCAATTCTTGCTGCACCATATCTTGAAAATAAAAACTACATTTCTTCACAAAGTTCGATGAACTTGTATATTGTCAAGGTTTCAAGTCCAAAAGAAACTGCTTAACATTTTCAAAAAGTTAGAGCTTAACATGGCATGAGTTTACAATGCCATGATTTTGGGCCATTAGAGGTTAGAACAGAAAGTGAACCATTATcttgaaataaataataaagcaGTGATCATATGTTAAGGCAGAACCCAGAAGGTTGTTAAAGTATTATTCATGGATTAAGAAACAAAATTTCTCAAAGGATAAGGAAGCCACTCACATTTCCATGTTATCTAATGATGAAACCCTTGTACCTAAATGTACTTTTGTATACAGCAAATCAGCATTCTTTGAGCTCCATACAGTGAGCTTAAGAGGTAAAACATGTTCCTTTGCAGAGACTTGTTCAGGTGACAGAACTGCAAAAGGATTAGAAACATGGATTAATATACATAAGAAAAATGAAATACAgattaataattaataagtaTGAGTAGTAAATTTAATGCTAagattcaataaataaataaacaaattttcTGTATAAATAGCTTGACATCAAAGATAAGTTGTAGTTACCATGAAGtaagataaaataaaagaagataatACCTTTGCCTGTCTTCATGAAATGCTGCAAATGAATAGTGGTTCTTTCAGGATTTAATGAGGTCAATGCTAGGCACCGCACAGCTTGGTAGTTCGCTATGAAAAGAGACAAGATTTGGGGCATCAGGTTTCCGTCAATGATTTAGGACATGTATTTAGGGAGGAAATACCTCTTTACAAAGAAGCTATGCATGGAAACGGTATTTATCTACCTTCAGACTATTTGGAACCATTAAGTTGAATATTTTCAACTGTTTGAGAAAGTGATATCCTAAGATCTCAATGTCATGGATTAATTTAAGATTTTAACGCGATCAAAATCCTATTCCTTTTACATTCTATCTCAAACTGCCACTAATATTTGTAAGactaaaattatttttggtgtaaaaaagaaaatattgtccaattttttttcttttctgaaaaGATTGGAGTGCTAATTTTCCCCAAACACGTTGATATTAGAAACTTGAACTCTGACCAACTACAGCACTGTCATCAAGTTAATACTATCAATCTCTAACAGCAGTTACTACTTGATAAGGTCCATAAGCCCAatgtgttcctttcattttttttttttcctctcgTTGATTGTGCAACACAAGAACTATGCAAGAGACAAGTGTATCAAATATACATTAAAGATAAAAATGTGTAGGACATACCATACATATGGAACAGGGTTAGGGACAAAAAACAAACCCAAATGGCTAGTGGGTGTCCTATGGTGATGCGAGCAACAAGCATGCCCAATGCCATGCCAATCATTGTGGCCACTGTTTCTTGACTCCCTTCCTATAGAGATGGGATGTTAATACATCAAAACATGATTTAAAAAGAGGGTAAACTACCAAAAATGCACCCGAATTATTTTCGCGTTGACAAAAATGCTCCCGAATTGTGTTATCGACAAAAATGTCCTCAAATTATTTAAAAACGTGACAAAAAATGTCCaacattaaatatatattctcaaaaaatGCTCCCGAATTTTGATGCGgttttttgcaagcatgattagaaaaatgagaaatgtttatccttaaaattttgtgatttttcgctaagtatatatattttttggtgacttttttgtcaataaccaataatacttttaaaaaatgaaaaaaatttaaaagtcaAAATTTTTATCCATTTTTCTGTGTGTATTTTCTAAATAGTTATCTAAATATTACtataaaattttggatcaaatgcatatgtagtttgtCCAATACAAAAGTCATTTCCCacttacataaaaaataatattcatTTTGGGCTTTTTTGTCacatttttaaataatttgaggACATTTTTGTCGATAACAAAAATTCGGGA from Arachis ipaensis cultivar K30076 chromosome B09, Araip1.1, whole genome shotgun sequence includes these protein-coding regions:
- the LOC107616117 gene encoding protein root UVB sensitive 3; translation: MTAVSNSNDTAITLEEWNGSSTSKLSKTFTIQASSSSVSFKRSGARFTHLWRRLLQALVPEGFPSSVTADYVPFQIWDTLQGLSTYTRTMLSTQALLSAIGVGEKSATVIGATFQWFLRDLTGMLGGILFTFYQGSNLDSNAKMWRLVADLMNDLGRFFHHFFFFYLNFHATIFSTHFEGSQETVATMIGMALGMLVARITIGHPLAIWVCFLSLTLFHMYANYQAVRCLALTSLNPERTTIHLQHFMKTGKVLSPEQVSAKEHVLPLKLTVWSSKNADLLYTKVHLGTRVSSLDNMEIKEHLLSAASYYAKAKYLLVERNGTVNVIVHKDSNAADILKSFVHALILATNVSESKSSHSDSQMWIDKHYDVFIHKLKSLGWKTERLLSPIIWRANWIYKASEKKAD